In one Paenibacillus sp. JQZ6Y-1 genomic region, the following are encoded:
- a CDS encoding AAA family ATPase, with the protein MTKIILERMTLRNFKGFDDFVLDTDGKDVAGYGTNATGKTTIVDAFYWLLFGKDSNNRTDFEIKKLNALGQVAQHKLDHEVEAVLRVGHIQRTFRKVYAEKWTKKRGSALSDFTGHDTTYFVDGVPVKQKEYKAAVDQLVNEDLFRLVTNPTYFNEHLKMEQRRALLLEICGDIADTEVIGSNEELSALPNLLNGRTIEDHRKVIAAQKRAVNEEIAKIPVRIDEIRRTMPDVSGIDPAKLDADILNIRTRIFEQENKFQQIRSGSEVIHTQTEIKRLEGEALEVINRLKSGSVDLIAAQRKVLSDHQWEYDKLTQQIAQKHSQCQSNQRQIDTGKATMQTLRSRWTQVKAATFEHKHGGDKVCAACGQHLPADQIQAAYDKAQASFNLQRSKNLEQINVDGGAVKQEVDALEAANQRLATDIELLKQQQAEKRVEMTFAHSELEDLEAATTDPKQDSEYTTLQQQIIDLQIKLNQFRANAQQAADQVQEVIIGLRADVQTLEQERARVNQAAAVIKRITELESEEKRLAEEYERLEHELFITEEFIRTKVTMLESRINSKFKHARFKLFETQINGGLKEVCETLYSGVPYSAGLNNAARINVGLDIINTLSAHYGVTAPIFFDNAESVVELIETEAQIIRLIVSESDTTLRIELQEAIGV; encoded by the coding sequence ATGACAAAAATCATATTGGAGCGTATGACGCTTCGTAATTTTAAAGGATTCGATGACTTTGTACTTGATACCGATGGCAAGGACGTTGCTGGATACGGCACAAATGCTACTGGTAAAACAACGATCGTTGATGCATTTTACTGGCTGCTGTTCGGTAAAGACAGCAACAATCGTACTGATTTTGAAATCAAAAAGCTGAACGCGCTGGGTCAAGTTGCTCAGCATAAACTTGACCACGAAGTCGAAGCTGTCTTGCGAGTGGGTCACATCCAACGAACATTCCGAAAAGTGTATGCCGAGAAATGGACCAAAAAGCGCGGATCAGCTCTTTCAGACTTTACTGGTCATGATACGACGTACTTTGTTGATGGTGTGCCAGTAAAGCAAAAAGAATACAAAGCGGCAGTTGATCAGCTCGTTAATGAAGACCTTTTCCGTCTGGTTACCAATCCTACGTATTTTAATGAACATTTGAAGATGGAGCAACGCCGGGCATTACTTTTAGAGATTTGCGGCGATATCGCTGATACAGAAGTGATTGGCAGTAATGAAGAACTATCAGCCCTGCCCAATCTACTCAATGGTCGAACTATTGAAGATCACCGTAAAGTTATTGCTGCTCAAAAACGTGCTGTAAATGAAGAGATTGCAAAAATCCCAGTAAGAATCGATGAAATACGTCGGACGATGCCAGACGTATCTGGTATCGATCCTGCCAAGTTAGATGCTGATATTTTGAATATACGCACACGGATTTTTGAGCAAGAAAACAAGTTTCAGCAGATCCGTTCCGGTAGTGAGGTTATCCATACTCAGACCGAAATCAAACGCCTTGAAGGTGAAGCACTGGAAGTCATCAATCGACTGAAATCTGGCAGCGTAGATTTAATTGCTGCTCAGCGTAAAGTCCTTTCTGATCATCAGTGGGAATACGATAAACTTACTCAACAAATTGCGCAAAAGCATAGCCAATGCCAAAGCAATCAGCGACAAATCGATACTGGTAAAGCCACTATGCAAACACTTCGTTCACGCTGGACGCAAGTGAAAGCAGCTACTTTTGAGCATAAACATGGGGGTGACAAAGTTTGTGCTGCCTGCGGGCAGCATTTACCAGCTGACCAAATTCAGGCAGCGTATGACAAAGCTCAAGCTTCATTCAATCTACAGCGTTCCAAGAATTTGGAGCAGATCAATGTCGATGGTGGGGCTGTAAAGCAGGAAGTGGATGCGCTGGAGGCAGCTAATCAAAGATTAGCGACTGACATTGAATTATTGAAGCAACAACAAGCAGAAAAGCGCGTTGAAATGACTTTTGCTCACTCAGAACTAGAGGATTTAGAGGCAGCCACCACTGATCCAAAACAAGACAGCGAATATACGACACTCCAACAACAGATTATTGATTTGCAAATCAAACTGAATCAGTTCCGTGCTAATGCTCAACAGGCAGCCGATCAGGTACAGGAAGTGATTATAGGCTTACGTGCTGATGTTCAAACGTTGGAGCAGGAACGTGCCAGAGTTAACCAAGCAGCGGCAGTTATCAAACGCATCACAGAGCTGGAAAGTGAAGAGAAGCGACTAGCTGAGGAATACGAACGTTTGGAACACGAACTATTTATCACAGAAGAGTTCATTCGTACCAAAGTAACCATGTTGGAAAGTCGTATCAATAGTAAATTCAAGCATGCTCGATTCAAATTATTTGAAACTCAGATCAACGGTGGTCTGAAAGAAGTCTGTGAAACATTATATAGTGGTGTTCCTTATAGTGCTGGGCTTAACAATGCAGCTCGAATCAATGTAGGCCTGGATATCATCAATACCTTATCAGCGCATTATGGTGTGACAGCACCAATCTTCTTCGACAATGCAGAATCGGTGGTTGAACTGATTGAAACTGAAGCACAAATAATACGCTTGATTGTCAGTGAGTCTGACACCACATTACGAATCGAATTACAGGAGGCAATTGGAGTATGA
- a CDS encoding recombinase RecT has product MSNPSTLALVKKDTVDVVAAKVKEFQERGELHFPANYSPENAMKSAWLMLQGVKDRSSRPALEVCTKDSIANSLLDMVVQGLNPSKKQGYFIVYGTSLTFQRSYFGTMAVTKQVTNASDIDAQLIYKGDEFEFEIERGRKKILKHKSSFGNISDSNIIGAYCTISWEDGREFSEVMTMEDIQKSWKKSKQAPDKEGSTHQEFTGEMAKRTVINRTCKAYINTSNDSSVIMQHFNRQDDAIAEAEMQVEIEENANGKIIDMGDIPQSSEESLSQDTESETVEQKPDEEPEMKF; this is encoded by the coding sequence ATGAGTAACCCAAGCACATTGGCATTAGTGAAGAAAGACACTGTAGATGTAGTAGCGGCGAAGGTAAAAGAATTTCAGGAACGTGGTGAACTCCACTTCCCTGCAAACTATAGCCCAGAAAATGCTATGAAGTCTGCCTGGTTGATGTTACAAGGTGTCAAAGATAGAAGTAGCCGACCAGCATTAGAAGTATGTACAAAAGACAGTATTGCTAACTCGTTACTGGATATGGTTGTGCAAGGTCTGAACCCTTCTAAGAAACAAGGTTACTTTATTGTTTACGGTACTTCACTTACCTTCCAGCGCAGCTACTTCGGCACAATGGCTGTCACAAAACAAGTAACAAATGCAAGTGACATTGATGCCCAGCTTATCTATAAAGGTGATGAATTTGAATTTGAAATTGAACGCGGACGCAAAAAAATACTGAAGCATAAATCGAGTTTCGGTAATATTTCCGACAGCAATATTATCGGTGCCTATTGCACGATTTCATGGGAAGATGGTCGGGAATTTTCAGAAGTTATGACGATGGAAGATATTCAGAAGTCTTGGAAGAAGTCAAAACAAGCACCAGATAAAGAAGGTAGTACGCATCAGGAGTTTACAGGGGAGATGGCTAAGCGAACAGTCATTAACCGAACTTGCAAAGCCTACATCAATACGTCAAATGACAGTAGCGTCATTATGCAGCACTTTAACCGACAAGATGATGCAATTGCTGAAGCTGAAATGCAAGTGGAAATTGAAGAGAATGCTAATGGAAAGATTATTGATATGGGAGATATACCTCAAAGCAGTGAAGAATCACTCTCACAGGATACAGAGTCTGAAACAGTTGAACAAAAACCTGATGAAGAACCGGAAATGAAGTTCTGA
- a CDS encoding MBL fold metallo-hydrolase, producing MITIKSLGSSSAGNSYLITDGKTELLLEAGLKYKDIQRALAFRVSRLAGCLLSHEHKDHSLSVPNLIKSGIDIYTSMGTADAVGIVGSHRVKTVRPQESFSIGTWTILPFETEHDASEPLGFLIANQDGDKLLFATDTFYLRYRFTGLTHIMVECNYSMDILNANIAADRMPAVLKSRLLKSHFSLEHVKDFLQANDLSRVQEIHLLHLSDGNSDESRFKREIAELTGLPVYVAGR from the coding sequence ATGATTACCATTAAATCGCTCGGCTCCAGCAGTGCCGGCAATAGTTATCTGATCACTGATGGAAAGACTGAGCTGCTGCTGGAAGCTGGACTCAAATATAAAGACATTCAGCGTGCACTAGCCTTCCGAGTTTCTCGGTTGGCTGGCTGTCTGCTAAGTCATGAGCATAAGGATCACAGCCTATCAGTGCCCAATCTAATCAAGTCCGGCATTGATATCTATACCAGTATGGGTACAGCGGACGCAGTGGGCATTGTAGGCAGTCACAGAGTAAAGACTGTGAGACCGCAAGAAAGCTTCAGCATAGGCACATGGACGATTCTACCGTTTGAGACAGAACACGACGCATCTGAGCCACTAGGCTTCCTGATCGCTAATCAAGATGGTGACAAACTACTGTTCGCAACAGATACGTTTTATCTTCGGTATCGGTTTACAGGCTTAACGCACATCATGGTCGAGTGCAATTACTCTATGGATATCCTCAATGCCAACATTGCAGCGGATCGGATGCCGGCAGTGCTCAAAAGTCGGTTGCTAAAGTCGCATTTTAGCTTAGAACATGTGAAGGACTTCCTACAAGCCAACGACCTGAGCCGAGTACAAGAAATCCATCTGCTGCATCTGAGCGATGGAAACAGCGATGAAAGTCGCTTCAAACGTGAAATCGCTGAACTAACCGGTCTGCCAGTATATGTAGCTGGAAGGTGA
- a CDS encoding replicative helicase loader/inhibitor: MNKTEVIQLLIAIKQAYSGYDTSSGSVDNHLNYLADMPYDQALTNVKQHILTDKFPPKIADIRKGYTADQEHEQLKADTATFFRQQDEWATRAAPPPAGMKEALRDRLFGKH; the protein is encoded by the coding sequence GTGAACAAAACGGAAGTCATACAACTCCTTATCGCCATTAAACAAGCGTACTCCGGTTATGACACCAGCTCAGGCAGTGTTGATAACCATTTGAATTATCTGGCTGATATGCCATATGACCAAGCGCTTACGAATGTGAAACAACACATCCTGACTGACAAATTCCCACCGAAGATTGCGGATATACGCAAAGGGTATACAGCGGATCAGGAACATGAGCAGCTTAAAGCTGACACAGCCACATTTTTTCGACAACAGGATGAATGGGCAACTCGAGCAGCACCACCCCCTGCCGGAATGAAGGAGGCATTACGTGATCGACTTTTTGGTAAACATTGA
- the dnaB gene encoding replicative DNA helicase: MIDFLVNIELPQNYEAEAAVLGALIIDKTGKALESVQASQTPVNAFYDKRHRIIYTSMQQLINAGEPIDTVTLSGVLHADGSLTDVGGVTYLSELAGSVPSVESTDHYIRILHEQRIRRDAIRAAKEQIEGALEGAEPAELAANMQQAANSLSEQTTTKQSFRPIRQVVMEVVDQLENKYESRGNTTGIPSGFIDLDKMTAGFQRSDLIIVAARPSVGKTAFALNVAQNVAVHTNETVAIFSLEMSATQLVQRMINAEGNIDASAARTGYLTEEDWSKLATAAGVLGEANIHIDDTPALTVHDICVKSRQLKKDQGLGMIVIDYLQLISGRGKPGENRQQEVSEISRTLKQLARELEVPVIALSQLSRGVEQRQDKRPMMSDLRESGAIEQDADVVAFLYRDDYYNQDTEKKNIIEIIISKQRNGPVGTVELVFLKNFNKFVNYERVQSDMFAAQSAKEMKKRYG, from the coding sequence GTGATCGACTTTTTGGTAAACATTGAGCTGCCGCAAAACTATGAGGCAGAGGCAGCAGTATTAGGCGCACTCATTATCGATAAAACCGGTAAAGCTTTGGAATCTGTACAAGCTTCACAAACACCAGTTAATGCGTTCTATGACAAACGCCACCGGATCATTTATACCAGTATGCAACAGTTGATTAATGCTGGAGAACCTATCGATACTGTTACGTTATCCGGTGTGTTGCACGCTGATGGTAGTTTAACTGATGTCGGTGGTGTCACATACCTCAGTGAGCTGGCAGGATCGGTACCGAGTGTGGAAAGCACAGATCACTACATCCGCATATTGCATGAACAGCGCATACGCCGCGATGCCATACGAGCTGCTAAAGAGCAAATCGAAGGGGCACTTGAAGGGGCAGAGCCGGCAGAGTTGGCTGCCAACATGCAACAGGCAGCAAATAGCTTATCTGAGCAAACAACCACGAAGCAGTCTTTCCGACCAATCCGGCAAGTTGTAATGGAAGTTGTTGATCAGCTTGAGAATAAGTATGAGAGCCGCGGCAACACAACTGGCATACCATCCGGATTTATTGACTTAGACAAAATGACTGCCGGATTCCAACGAAGTGACCTGATTATCGTCGCTGCCCGCCCATCGGTAGGTAAGACTGCATTTGCCCTGAACGTTGCACAAAATGTCGCTGTACACACCAATGAGACGGTCGCAATCTTTAGTCTAGAAATGTCCGCTACACAGCTTGTTCAGCGCATGATCAATGCTGAAGGTAATATTGATGCGAGCGCAGCGCGAACCGGTTATCTCACCGAAGAAGACTGGAGCAAGCTTGCCACAGCTGCAGGTGTACTCGGCGAAGCAAACATTCACATTGACGATACGCCTGCATTGACCGTGCATGATATCTGTGTAAAGTCTCGACAACTCAAAAAAGATCAGGGGCTAGGTATGATCGTGATCGACTATTTGCAACTTATCTCCGGTCGGGGGAAGCCCGGCGAGAACCGACAGCAAGAAGTATCCGAAATCTCACGTACTTTGAAGCAACTTGCTCGTGAGCTGGAAGTTCCAGTTATTGCATTGTCCCAGCTCAGCCGCGGTGTTGAACAACGTCAAGACAAGCGCCCGATGATGTCCGATCTGCGCGAGTCAGGGGCGATCGAGCAGGATGCAGATGTGGTTGCTTTCCTGTATCGGGATGACTATTACAATCAGGACACTGAAAAGAAAAATATTATTGAAATCATCATCTCCAAGCAACGTAACGGTCCAGTCGGAACCGTTGAGCTGGTGTTCCTGAAAAACTTTAATAAATTCGTCAATTACGAACGTGTTCAATCAGATATGTTCGCCGCGCAATCGGCAAAAGAAATGAAAAAACGATACGGATAA